One region of Thiomonas intermedia genomic DNA includes:
- a CDS encoding RT0821/Lpp0805 family surface protein has protein sequence MRHKSWLVMLGLAVWASTAWANNWTPILKNTPLQRFGQADIDDLSREGASFLGSDATRLEWHNPKSGAGGSFKLEATAEQEGRLCKTFEVTLYTRRDPAQSARVRACREPAGGWRLIDVP, from the coding sequence ATGAGACACAAATCCTGGCTGGTCATGCTGGGCTTGGCCGTGTGGGCTTCCACGGCATGGGCGAACAACTGGACGCCGATCCTGAAGAACACGCCCCTGCAGCGATTCGGACAGGCCGACATCGACGATCTGTCACGCGAAGGCGCGTCATTTCTCGGCAGCGACGCCACGCGGCTCGAGTGGCACAACCCCAAGAGCGGCGCCGGAGGCAGCTTCAAGCTGGAGGCCACCGCCGAGCAGGAGGGGCGGCTTTGCAAGACCTTTGAGGTCACCCTCTACACCCGGCGCGACCCGGCGCAATCCGCCAGGGTTCGGGCCTGCCGCGAGCCTGCGGGCGGCTGGCGGTTGATCGACGTCCCCTAA
- a CDS encoding HXXEE domain-containing protein, producing MLQRLITYWVYGGFLAGLLLLLLSPLLLADWSVPLAAAFLLLPAYMLHQYEEHDDDRFRLFLNQTIGKGYDVLSPLAVFIINVPGVWGVMALSLYAAVTVNPGWALIAVDLALVNAFVHIVHALIFRRYNPGLATALVIFLPLGGTTLWLIGKTGQATALEQGVSLLLAIAIHAAILIHVHRRLVALQRAQGNRRG from the coding sequence ATGTTGCAACGCTTGATCACCTACTGGGTCTATGGCGGCTTTCTCGCCGGGCTTCTGCTGCTCCTGCTTTCGCCGCTGCTGCTCGCCGATTGGTCGGTCCCGCTTGCCGCGGCCTTTCTCCTCCTCCCGGCGTACATGCTTCATCAATACGAGGAGCATGACGATGACCGCTTCCGTCTGTTCCTCAATCAGACCATCGGCAAGGGCTACGACGTGCTCTCGCCCCTGGCGGTCTTCATCATCAACGTGCCGGGCGTGTGGGGCGTGATGGCGCTATCGCTGTATGCCGCGGTGACCGTGAACCCCGGCTGGGCGCTCATTGCCGTGGATCTGGCACTGGTCAACGCCTTCGTGCACATCGTGCATGCCTTGATCTTCAGGCGCTACAACCCGGGGCTCGCCACCGCGCTGGTGATCTTCCTGCCGCTGGGCGGCACCACGCTGTGGCTGATCGGGAAAACCGGCCAGGCCACCGCGCTGGAACAAGGGGTGAGCCTGCTGCTGGCCATCGCCATCCACGCCGCCATCCTGATCCACGTCCACCGCCGCCTGGTCGCCTTACAACGGGCTCAGGGCAATCGGCGCGGCTGA
- a CDS encoding IS110 family transposase — MAHRKRPTTESAITLTHPNAAGIDIGGASHFVAVPPDRDDEPVREFACFTADLHRLADWLDACCVDTVAMESTGVYWIPLYELLDSRGFTVLLVNARHVKNVSGRKSDVLDCQWLQQLMSFGLLRGAFRPAEQVCALRALTRQRTMLLRSQGRFVQHMQKALTQMNMQLANVISDVVGETGQKILRAIVAGERDGLTLAKLKNARIRASEDDIAKSLQGSWRAEHLFALKQALDAFDFCGTQLAECDAQIQAQLQALHVREDEPAAGKKRGRARNAPKFDLRTQLFQMCGVDLTRIDGIDVTTALVVVSEVGADMGKFPSDKHFASWLGLCPGTKITGGKVMSGKTKRCANRAAQALRLAAAALRSSQSALGAYFRRLCARMDKPKAVTAAAHKLARLIYAMLTHGQEYTDRGQDYFEERYRQRVLHNLTQKAKAMGMQLVPAHSTA, encoded by the coding sequence ATGGCACACCGCAAGAGGCCCACTACAGAGTCGGCCATCACCCTGACCCACCCCAACGCCGCCGGTATCGACATCGGCGGCGCCTCGCACTTCGTGGCCGTGCCACCGGACCGAGACGACGAGCCCGTGCGCGAGTTCGCCTGCTTCACCGCCGACCTGCACCGCCTGGCCGACTGGCTCGACGCCTGCTGCGTGGACACTGTGGCCATGGAATCCACCGGCGTCTACTGGATACCGTTGTACGAGCTGCTGGATTCGCGCGGCTTCACCGTTCTTCTGGTCAACGCCCGCCATGTCAAAAACGTCTCGGGCCGCAAGAGCGACGTGCTGGACTGCCAGTGGCTGCAGCAGCTCATGAGCTTTGGCCTGCTGCGCGGAGCCTTCCGGCCGGCCGAACAGGTCTGCGCCCTGCGCGCGCTCACCCGCCAGCGCACCATGCTGCTGCGCAGCCAGGGCCGCTTCGTGCAGCACATGCAAAAGGCCCTGACACAGATGAACATGCAGCTGGCCAACGTCATCTCCGACGTGGTCGGTGAGACCGGTCAGAAGATCCTGCGCGCCATCGTCGCGGGCGAGCGCGACGGACTGACACTGGCCAAGCTCAAGAACGCGCGCATCCGCGCCAGCGAGGACGACATCGCCAAGAGCCTGCAAGGCAGTTGGCGCGCCGAGCACCTCTTTGCCCTGAAGCAGGCCCTGGACGCGTTCGACTTCTGCGGCACCCAACTGGCCGAGTGCGATGCGCAGATTCAGGCCCAGTTGCAGGCACTGCATGTGCGAGAAGACGAACCGGCAGCGGGCAAGAAGCGCGGACGCGCCCGCAATGCCCCGAAGTTCGATCTGCGCACACAGCTCTTCCAGATGTGCGGCGTGGACCTCACGCGCATCGATGGCATCGATGTGACCACCGCGCTGGTGGTGGTCTCGGAGGTGGGCGCCGACATGGGCAAGTTCCCCAGCGACAAGCACTTCGCTTCCTGGCTGGGTTTGTGTCCGGGCACCAAGATCACCGGGGGCAAGGTCATGAGTGGCAAGACCAAGCGCTGCGCCAACCGCGCGGCCCAGGCGCTGCGTCTGGCCGCTGCGGCCTTGCGTTCGAGCCAGTCGGCCCTGGGCGCGTATTTCCGGCGCCTGTGCGCACGCATGGACAAACCCAAGGCCGTCACGGCCGCTGCCCACAAGCTGGCCCGACTGATCTACGCCATGCTCACCCACGGCCAGGAGTACACCGACAGGGGGCAGGACTACTTCGAGGAGCGTTACCGTCAGCGCGTCTTGCACAACCTCACCCAGAAGGCCAAAGCCATGGGCATGCAGCTCGTACCCGCCCACAGCACCGCCTAA
- a CDS encoding type II toxin-antitoxin system Phd/YefM family antitoxin, whose protein sequence is MQTLSASEARANLYRLMDQAAESHQPITIAGKRHDAVLLAAEDWQAIQETLYLLSVPGMRESIKEGMTEPIDACSKELDW, encoded by the coding sequence ATGCAAACACTCTCCGCTAGCGAAGCACGCGCCAACCTCTACCGCCTAATGGATCAGGCAGCTGAGTCGCATCAGCCAATCACAATTGCAGGCAAGCGCCATGACGCTGTGCTCTTGGCGGCAGAGGACTGGCAAGCAATTCAGGAAACGCTGTATCTGCTTTCTGTTCCCGGCATGCGCGAGTCCATCAAAGAAGGAATGACCGAACCCATCGATGCTTGCTCTAAGGAGCTTGACTGGTGA
- a CDS encoding Txe/YoeB family addiction module toxin produces MSWEVVYTKHAQKDAQKLAANGLKAKAQELLAVIKENPFQNPPPYEKLVGDLDGAYSRRINIQHRLVYEVLQEQRIVKVLRMWSHYA; encoded by the coding sequence GTGAGTTGGGAAGTCGTTTACACCAAGCACGCTCAAAAGGACGCTCAGAAACTCGCCGCGAATGGACTGAAGGCCAAAGCCCAAGAGCTCTTGGCCGTCATCAAAGAGAATCCCTTCCAAAACCCGCCGCCATACGAGAAGCTGGTTGGTGATCTGGATGGCGCCTATTCCCGGCGAATCAACATTCAGCATCGACTCGTTTACGAGGTGCTGCAAGAGCAGCGAATCGTCAAGGTTTTGCGCATGTGGTCGCACTATGCATGA
- a CDS encoding gamma carbonic anhydrase family protein produces the protein MLIEHLGKSPVVDPTAFVAPNAVVCGDVRIGPGARILFGAQIIAEGGSISIGRECIVMENAVLRSSAAHPLTLGSNCLVGPNAHVVGCTIENEVFLATGCAVFHGAHIGAGSEVRIHGVVHLKTRLASGTTVPIGWVAVGNPAQLFPASEHDAIWKVQEPLNFPLTVYGFERSEASMIKITQRLSQALASHLGDRAA, from the coding sequence ATGCTCATCGAACATCTCGGCAAGTCGCCTGTCGTCGATCCCACGGCCTTCGTCGCACCCAACGCCGTCGTTTGTGGTGACGTCCGCATCGGTCCCGGTGCCCGCATTCTTTTTGGCGCCCAGATCATCGCGGAGGGCGGGTCGATCTCGATCGGACGGGAGTGCATCGTCATGGAGAACGCGGTTCTCCGTAGCTCGGCGGCTCATCCGCTGACTCTGGGCTCAAACTGCCTGGTTGGGCCGAATGCGCACGTGGTGGGCTGCACGATCGAGAACGAAGTCTTCCTCGCCACGGGCTGCGCTGTTTTCCATGGGGCGCATATTGGCGCGGGTTCGGAAGTGCGCATCCATGGCGTCGTGCACCTGAAAACTCGGCTCGCTTCAGGCACCACGGTTCCCATAGGCTGGGTGGCGGTCGGAAACCCCGCGCAGCTATTCCCCGCGAGCGAGCATGACGCTATCTGGAAGGTGCAGGAGCCCCTGAATTTTCCGCTCACCGTGTATGGCTTCGAGCGCAGCGAGGCGAGCATGATCAAGATCACGCAGCGGCTATCGCAAGCCCTCGCGAGCCACCTGGGCGACCGCGCCGCTTAA
- the gatB gene encoding Asp-tRNA(Asn)/Glu-tRNA(Gln) amidotransferase subunit GatB produces the protein MSWEVVIGLETHVQLSTQSKMFSAASTAFGAAPNTQACAVDLALPGVLPVANRAAVERAIRLGLALGATIAPRSVFARKNYFYPDLPKGYQISQYEIPVVQGGVVDFVVDGKPHRLQLTRAHLEEDAGKSLHEAGLFDRAGNAASGIDLNRAGTPLLEVVTEPDMRSAREAAEYARALHALVMWLGICDGNLQEGSFRCDANVSVRRPGEPLGTRCEIKNLNSFRFLEKAIEFEVRRQIELLEDGGKVVQETRLYDPDKGETRTMRTKEDAHDYRYFPDPDLPPLVIAPDWIERVRADMPELPGQMAARFVAAHGLSADAAAQMTQTRAHAAYFEACVAAGAAPKLAANWIMGELAAQLNRDERDISNSPVTAAQLAALTRKIDDGTLSSKTAKEVFGALWAGEQGGEVSAIIDARGLAQVNDSAALQAAVDAVLAANPKNVEEYRAGKDKALNALVGQVMKATGGRANPQQVGEMLKKAVG, from the coding sequence ATGTCATGGGAAGTGGTCATCGGGCTGGAAACCCACGTTCAGCTCTCCACCCAATCCAAGATGTTTTCCGCCGCGTCCACCGCGTTCGGCGCCGCGCCCAACACCCAGGCCTGCGCCGTCGATCTGGCGCTGCCCGGCGTGCTGCCGGTGGCCAACCGCGCCGCGGTGGAACGCGCCATCCGCCTCGGCCTCGCCTTGGGCGCAACCATCGCCCCGCGCTCCGTCTTCGCCCGCAAGAACTACTTCTACCCTGACCTGCCCAAGGGCTACCAGATCAGCCAGTACGAGATTCCCGTGGTGCAGGGCGGGGTGGTCGATTTCGTCGTGGACGGCAAGCCGCACCGCCTGCAGCTCACCCGCGCCCACCTCGAAGAAGACGCGGGCAAGTCGCTGCACGAAGCCGGCCTGTTCGACCGCGCGGGCAACGCCGCCAGCGGCATCGACCTCAACCGCGCGGGCACGCCGCTGCTCGAAGTCGTCACCGAGCCCGACATGCGCAGCGCCCGCGAAGCCGCCGAGTACGCCCGCGCGCTGCATGCGCTCGTCATGTGGCTGGGCATCTGCGACGGCAACCTGCAGGAAGGCTCGTTCCGCTGCGACGCCAACGTCTCCGTGCGCCGCCCCGGCGAGCCCCTGGGCACGCGCTGCGAGATCAAGAACCTCAACAGCTTTCGCTTTCTCGAAAAAGCCATCGAATTCGAAGTGCGCCGCCAGATCGAACTCCTCGAAGACGGCGGCAAGGTCGTGCAGGAAACCCGGCTGTACGACCCCGACAAGGGCGAGACCCGCACCATGCGCACCAAGGAAGACGCGCACGACTACCGCTACTTCCCCGACCCCGACCTGCCGCCACTGGTCATCGCGCCCGATTGGATCGAGCGGGTGCGCGCCGACATGCCCGAGCTTCCCGGCCAGATGGCCGCGCGCTTCGTCGCGGCGCATGGCCTGAGCGCCGACGCCGCCGCGCAGATGACCCAGACCCGCGCCCACGCCGCCTACTTCGAGGCCTGCGTGGCCGCGGGCGCCGCGCCCAAACTGGCCGCCAACTGGATCATGGGCGAACTCGCCGCCCAGCTCAACCGCGACGAGCGCGACATCTCGAATAGCCCCGTCACCGCCGCGCAACTCGCCGCGCTCACCCGCAAGATCGACGACGGCACCCTGTCGAGCAAGACCGCCAAAGAAGTCTTCGGCGCGCTGTGGGCGGGCGAGCAGGGCGGCGAGGTCAGCGCCATCATCGACGCCCGCGGCCTGGCCCAGGTCAACGACAGCGCAGCTCTCCAGGCCGCCGTCGATGCCGTGCTCGCCGCCAACCCGAAGAACGTCGAGGAATACCGCGCTGGCAAAGACAAGGCCCTCAACGCCCTGGTCGGCCAAGTCATGAAAGCCACCGGCGGCCGCGCCAACCCGCAGCAGGTCGGTGAGATGCTGAAGAAGGCCGTGGGGTAA
- a CDS encoding LysE family transporter, whose protein sequence is MDLHTWLTFFVASWLISLSPGAGAISCMTTGLRFGWRLGVWNILGLQLGIAAILVVVAAGLGAILAASETAFSAIKWFGVAYLLWLGIQQWRAPAHSLVDGDGSARSATPPTRTQLVMRGFLINASNPKGLVFMLAVLPQFINPAAPQLPQYLLCGLSLFITDIVVMNAYTLLAARVLVALRSPRHQLWLQRSFGTLFIGAALLLSAFRRSAQIVQ, encoded by the coding sequence ATGGATCTGCATACCTGGCTGACCTTCTTCGTGGCGAGCTGGCTCATCAGCCTCTCGCCGGGCGCGGGCGCGATCTCGTGCATGACCACGGGCCTGCGCTTCGGCTGGCGCCTGGGGGTGTGGAACATCCTCGGCCTGCAACTGGGCATCGCCGCCATTCTGGTGGTGGTCGCCGCAGGGCTGGGCGCAATTCTGGCCGCCAGCGAAACCGCGTTCAGCGCGATCAAGTGGTTCGGCGTGGCCTATCTGCTGTGGCTGGGCATCCAGCAATGGCGGGCGCCTGCGCATAGCCTGGTCGATGGGGACGGCAGCGCCAGAAGCGCCACGCCGCCCACGCGCACCCAGCTCGTGATGCGCGGCTTTCTCATCAACGCCAGCAACCCCAAGGGCCTGGTCTTCATGCTCGCGGTGCTGCCGCAGTTCATCAACCCCGCGGCGCCGCAGCTGCCGCAGTATCTGCTGTGCGGGCTGTCGCTGTTCATCACCGACATCGTGGTGATGAACGCCTACACCCTGCTGGCCGCGCGCGTGCTCGTCGCGCTGCGCTCGCCCCGGCACCAACTCTGGCTGCAGCGCAGTTTTGGCACCCTGTTCATCGGCGCCGCGCTGCTGCTCTCGGCGTTTCGCCGTTCAGCCCAGATTGTTCAATAG
- the gatA gene encoding Asp-tRNA(Asn)/Glu-tRNA(Gln) amidotransferase subunit GatA, which produces MNAADPSTADLRTLTGALAAREVSSVELVRAALDRIAAHADLGAFLHVDAEGALRAAQAADSARAAGDTRPLLGVPVAHKDVFVTRAMPATAGSRMLAGYASPFDATVVARLGSGADDFAGAGMVTVGKTNMDEFAMGSSNENSAYNPVRNPWDATAIPGGSSGGSAAAVAARLVSAATGTDTGGSIRQPAAMCGITGIKPTYGLCSRYGMIAFASSLDQAGPMAQTAWDCAALLTAMTGFDPRDATSVERAVPDYVAALDHPLPGATAAQPIKGLRIGLPREYFGAGLAAEVEAAVREALKTMEGQGATLVDVSLPLTELSIPAYYIIAPAEASSNLSRFDGVRFGHRAAHYKDLAEMYGKSRAEGFGPEVKRRIMIGAYVLSHGYYDAYYLQAQKIRRLIADDFARAFTQCDVIAGPVSPTVAWNLGDKADPLANYLADIYTLSASLAGLPGMSVPAGFGAGANARRPVGLQLIGPHFAEERLLQLAHQFQQASDWHRRSPF; this is translated from the coding sequence ATGAACGCGGCCGACCCGTCCACCGCCGACCTGCGCACGCTCACCGGGGCCTTGGCCGCACGCGAGGTCTCCAGCGTCGAACTCGTCCGCGCGGCGCTCGACCGCATCGCCGCCCACGCCGATCTGGGCGCCTTCCTCCACGTCGATGCCGAAGGCGCCCTGCGGGCCGCGCAGGCGGCCGACAGCGCCCGCGCCGCGGGCGACACCCGGCCGCTGCTGGGCGTGCCGGTGGCGCACAAAGACGTGTTCGTCACCCGCGCCATGCCGGCCACCGCTGGTTCGCGCATGCTGGCCGGTTATGCCAGCCCGTTCGATGCCACCGTGGTCGCCCGCCTGGGCTCGGGGGCCGACGACTTTGCGGGCGCCGGCATGGTCACCGTGGGCAAGACCAATATGGACGAATTCGCCATGGGCTCGTCCAACGAGAACTCGGCCTACAACCCCGTGCGCAACCCCTGGGACGCCACCGCCATTCCCGGCGGCTCGTCGGGCGGCTCGGCCGCAGCGGTGGCCGCGCGCCTGGTGAGCGCCGCCACCGGCACCGACACCGGCGGCTCGATCCGCCAGCCCGCGGCCATGTGCGGCATCACGGGCATCAAGCCGACCTACGGCCTGTGCTCGCGCTACGGCATGATCGCCTTCGCCTCCAGCCTCGACCAGGCCGGCCCGATGGCGCAGACCGCGTGGGACTGCGCCGCCCTGCTCACGGCCATGACCGGGTTCGACCCGCGCGACGCCACCAGCGTGGAGCGCGCCGTGCCCGACTATGTCGCCGCACTCGATCACCCCCTGCCCGGCGCCACCGCCGCACAGCCGATCAAGGGTCTGCGCATCGGCTTGCCGCGCGAGTACTTCGGCGCGGGCCTGGCCGCCGAGGTCGAAGCCGCCGTGCGCGAAGCCCTCAAGACGATGGAGGGCCAGGGCGCCACGCTGGTGGACGTCTCGCTGCCGCTGACCGAGCTGTCCATTCCGGCCTACTACATCATCGCGCCGGCCGAGGCCAGCTCCAACCTGAGCCGCTTCGACGGCGTGCGTTTCGGCCATCGCGCGGCGCACTACAAAGACCTGGCCGAGATGTACGGCAAGAGCCGCGCCGAAGGCTTCGGCCCCGAGGTCAAGCGCCGCATCATGATCGGCGCCTATGTGCTGTCGCACGGCTATTACGACGCCTACTACCTGCAGGCGCAGAAGATCCGCCGCCTCATCGCCGACGATTTCGCCCGCGCCTTCACCCAGTGCGACGTGATCGCGGGCCCGGTATCGCCCACCGTGGCGTGGAATCTGGGCGACAAGGCCGACCCGCTGGCCAACTACCTGGCCGACATCTACACGCTTTCGGCCAGTCTGGCCGGGCTGCCTGGCATGAGCGTGCCCGCGGGCTTCGGCGCGGGCGCCAACGCGCGCCGCCCGGTCGGCCTGCAACTCATCGGGCCGCACTTCGCTGAAGAGCGCCTGCTACAGCTCGCGCACCAGTTCCAGCAGGCGAGCGACTGGCATCGCCGCAGCCCGTTCTAA
- the gatC gene encoding Asp-tRNA(Asn)/Glu-tRNA(Gln) amidotransferase subunit GatC, whose product MSLTLPDIDRLAQLARLDLSVSEREHMLTDLNAFFAVVEQMRAVNTDNVTPLAHPLSAVQDMPLRLRADAVTEGNIRDAALRNAPDAQDGLFLVPKVIE is encoded by the coding sequence ATGTCCCTCACCCTTCCCGATATCGACCGCCTGGCGCAACTCGCCCGGCTGGATCTGTCCGTCAGCGAGCGCGAACACATGCTGACCGACCTGAATGCGTTCTTTGCCGTGGTCGAGCAAATGCGCGCGGTCAACACCGACAACGTCACCCCGCTGGCCCACCCGCTCTCGGCCGTGCAGGACATGCCGTTGCGCCTGCGCGCCGACGCCGTGACCGAGGGCAACATCCGCGACGCGGCCCTGCGCAACGCGCCGGATGCGCAGGATGGCCTGTTCCTCGTGCCGAAGGTGATCGAATGA
- a CDS encoding rod shape-determining protein: MFRTFRQYFSTDLAIDLGTGNTLIYVRGKGIVLDEPSVVAIRHEGGPSGKKTIQAVGKEAKQMLGKVPGNIEAIRPMKDGVIADFTVTEQMLKQFIKMAHDTRMFRPSPRIIICVPCGSTQVERRAIRESALGAGASEVYLIEEPMAAAIGAGLPVSEATGSMIVDIGGGTTEVGVISLGGTVYKGSVRMGGDKFDEAIINYIRRNYGMLIGEPTAEQIKKQIGSAFPGSEVKEMEVKGRNLSEGVPRSFTISSNEILEALTDPLNQIVSAVKNALEQTPPELGADIAERGMMLTGGGALLRDLDRLLAEETGLPVLVAEDPLTCVARGSGMALERMDRLGTIFTSE, from the coding sequence ATGTTCCGAACCTTTCGTCAGTATTTTTCGACGGACCTGGCCATCGACCTCGGCACCGGCAACACCCTGATCTATGTGCGGGGCAAGGGCATCGTGCTCGATGAGCCGTCTGTCGTTGCCATCCGCCATGAGGGCGGCCCCAGCGGCAAGAAAACCATTCAGGCCGTCGGCAAGGAGGCCAAGCAGATGCTCGGCAAGGTGCCGGGCAATATCGAGGCCATCCGGCCGATGAAGGACGGCGTGATCGCCGACTTCACCGTGACCGAGCAGATGCTCAAGCAGTTCATCAAGATGGCGCACGACACCCGGATGTTCCGGCCGAGTCCGCGCATCATCATCTGCGTGCCCTGCGGCTCCACCCAGGTCGAGCGGCGCGCCATTCGCGAGTCGGCCCTGGGCGCGGGCGCCAGCGAGGTCTATCTCATCGAAGAGCCCATGGCCGCTGCCATCGGTGCCGGCCTGCCGGTCAGCGAAGCCACGGGGTCGATGATCGTGGACATCGGCGGCGGCACGACCGAGGTCGGCGTGATCTCGCTGGGCGGCACGGTCTACAAAGGCAGCGTGCGCATGGGTGGCGACAAGTTCGACGAGGCCATCATCAACTACATCCGCCGCAATTACGGCATGCTGATCGGCGAACCCACCGCCGAGCAGATCAAGAAGCAGATCGGCTCGGCCTTCCCCGGCTCGGAAGTCAAGGAAATGGAAGTCAAGGGCCGCAACCTCAGCGAAGGCGTGCCGCGCAGCTTCACCATTTCGAGCAACGAAATTCTCGAAGCGCTGACCGACCCGCTCAACCAGATCGTCTCGGCCGTGAAGAACGCCCTGGAGCAAACCCCGCCCGAACTGGGCGCCGACATCGCCGAGCGCGGCATGATGCTCACGGGCGGCGGCGCGCTGCTGCGCGACCTCGACCGCCTGCTGGCCGAGGAAACCGGCCTGCCGGTGCTCGTGGCCGAAGACCCGCTGACCTGCGTGGCCCGCGGCAGCGGCATGGCGCTGGAACGCATGGACCGGCTGGGCACCATTTTCACGTCGGAGTAA
- the mreC gene encoding rod shape-determining protein MreC, producing MAYGTLERSPPPFFRQGPSALTRLLLFSALAVLLMALDVRFKVTPMLRQGLSVVIYPLQRIAQAPVNGARELGSYLEAPTKAQEEISRLQRANVALSLQAQLETQLRLENNRLRSLLQLQQSLPPQSVAAQISAQASDPFSRTVVINRGSLQGVVLGSPVIDETGLLGQVTRDYPWSAEVTLITDRDAVVPVQNQRTGERGVLYGEPGMAQGGMELRWMPAAADVRAGDVLVTSGVDGIYPAGLRVARVTSVTRQRDTAFARVMCAPMADVEGGRHVLVLKPLTPLVAGSTVEKGGAPVKPAGAASVVPTAAASRGMGHK from the coding sequence ATGGCCTACGGCACTCTTGAGCGCTCTCCTCCGCCGTTCTTCCGGCAGGGGCCTTCTGCGCTCACGCGGCTGCTGCTGTTTTCCGCGCTCGCGGTGTTGCTGATGGCGCTGGACGTGCGGTTCAAGGTCACGCCCATGTTGCGGCAGGGCTTGTCGGTGGTGATCTATCCCTTGCAGCGCATCGCCCAGGCCCCGGTGAATGGGGCGCGGGAACTGGGCAGCTACCTCGAAGCGCCGACCAAGGCGCAGGAGGAGATCAGCCGTCTGCAGCGCGCCAACGTGGCCTTGTCGCTGCAGGCTCAGCTCGAAACGCAGTTGCGGCTGGAAAACAACCGTCTGCGCAGTCTGCTTCAGCTGCAGCAAAGCCTGCCTCCGCAGTCGGTGGCGGCGCAGATCAGTGCGCAGGCCAGCGACCCGTTCAGTCGCACCGTGGTGATCAACCGGGGCAGCCTGCAGGGCGTGGTGCTGGGCTCGCCCGTGATCGACGAGACCGGCCTGCTCGGGCAGGTCACGCGCGACTACCCCTGGAGTGCCGAAGTCACCCTCATCACCGACCGCGACGCCGTGGTGCCGGTGCAGAACCAGCGCACCGGCGAGCGCGGCGTGCTCTACGGCGAACCGGGCATGGCCCAGGGCGGCATGGAGTTGCGCTGGATGCCCGCCGCAGCGGATGTGCGGGCGGGCGATGTTCTGGTGACCAGCGGCGTCGACGGCATTTACCCGGCGGGCCTTCGGGTCGCGCGGGTCACGTCGGTGACGCGCCAGCGCGACACCGCTTTCGCCCGGGTGATGTGTGCGCCCATGGCCGATGTCGAGGGCGGGCGGCATGTGCTGGTGCTCAAGCCGCTTACCCCGCTGGTGGCCGGGTCCACGGTCGAGAAGGGCGGGGCGCCGGTGAAGCCAGCGGGCGCGGCTTCCGTCGTGCCCACGGCTGCGGCCTCTCGTGGAATGGGGCATAAGTGA
- the mreD gene encoding rod shape-determining protein MreD, with product MPTARAPAGGAREVLLLPVKPWFIALSLLVALLIDFLPLGRLAWMPDLVALTLVFWNVHQPRRVGMAVAFVLGLAVDVQQGSVLGQHALAYTVLSYFAISLHRRLLWFPPLQQALHVLPLLVATQLLLLLVGMWAGGSFPGWMFLLTPFLQAALWAPLSWVLLAPQRRAPDSDRNRPL from the coding sequence ATGCCCACGGCGCGGGCGCCTGCCGGCGGCGCGCGCGAAGTGCTGCTGCTGCCCGTCAAGCCCTGGTTCATCGCCTTGAGTCTGCTGGTGGCGCTGTTGATCGACTTTCTCCCGCTCGGGCGTCTGGCGTGGATGCCCGATCTGGTGGCGCTCACCCTGGTGTTCTGGAATGTGCATCAGCCGCGCCGTGTGGGCATGGCCGTGGCCTTCGTGCTGGGGCTGGCGGTGGATGTGCAGCAGGGCTCGGTGCTGGGCCAGCATGCGCTGGCGTACACGGTGTTGAGCTATTTCGCCATCAGCCTGCATCGGCGCCTGCTCTGGTTTCCGCCCCTGCAGCAGGCCCTGCACGTGCTGCCGCTGCTGGTGGCCACGCAGTTGCTGCTGCTTCTGGTGGGCATGTGGGCGGGCGGAAGTTTCCCGGGATGGATGTTCCTGTTGACGCCTTTCCTGCAGGCCGCTTTGTGGGCACCGCTGTCGTGGGTGTTGCTGGCCCCCCAGCGGCGCGCACCAGACTCCGATCGCAATCGTCCGCTGTGA